In the genome of Mucisphaera calidilacus, one region contains:
- a CDS encoding [protein-PII] uridylyltransferase family protein produces the protein MTALTLETLMTWTDEEEARRLWSVAERLPERYLQHTSDAGKLEDLRVLARLSRERPVEVFVQQVDDHDWSVAVYAIDRASEFAAIAGVLASMGFEVRGGQAYTLPGAAKPVASTSAPARMLRGLRSPRGFRRRVTPPRSGGALIIDRFRGHRTLVSDDASNEEAGHAWQVALRDRLIQTLEELHRCADDDAVRALADRVTESVLSVLSDQPTAVARAALLPIELDLKRVGDRRISLEVRASDTPAFLYTLATALAVRGLAIDSVEIRTDDSGEQVVDRFELSLPPSITEITDDLLDRIRVSALLIKQFGYRVDQTPEPIKALARFQDLLEDIFLRRNPALLKAWIELSEHDRAMRGLARLLGTSDRLWEECIRGQSERLIDILRAHRREQSVVGTQQSMPQRLEEALDRAIGIEQQRDRLNAFKDDELFRIDADYILDRKSDFSRLSERLTQLAEILVGRSAELVYEDMVASYGHPVSSVQQPAQSAMPGGLMCPARPRRGYAVFALGKLGGTAIGFGSDIELLYVHDQDPNATTAGGKRPGISCAEFYTQFTQEASAFIRARRDGIFEPDLRLRPYGNDGPLIPGVELFERYYGPGGPAHPFELLSLVRLRWIGGDPELGYRVQRLRNQFVYEQAERVLDLDALWSIWGQMKKQKLPNPQRINAKYSPGSLVDLEGALLILQVAHAEHVPQLRTARMSRAFEAMRLGGVLSPQAYADVRGGYSFLRRLINALRVVRGHAKDLFLPEPGSTELTHLARRTGYPLPTPEDPTPSGERLLQDFEYHTGRIRVFIEQTLGRRCPGIE, from the coding sequence TTGACTGCGCTGACGCTCGAGACGTTGATGACGTGGACGGATGAGGAGGAGGCTCGACGACTCTGGTCGGTCGCCGAGCGTCTGCCCGAGCGTTACCTGCAACACACCTCCGACGCGGGCAAGCTCGAAGACCTCAGGGTTCTCGCGCGGCTGTCACGCGAGCGTCCGGTCGAGGTGTTCGTCCAGCAGGTGGACGACCACGACTGGTCGGTCGCGGTCTACGCCATCGACCGGGCCTCCGAATTCGCGGCGATCGCCGGCGTCCTCGCCTCGATGGGCTTCGAGGTGCGTGGCGGGCAGGCCTACACCCTCCCCGGAGCCGCGAAACCCGTTGCCTCGACCTCAGCGCCCGCGCGCATGCTGCGCGGGCTGCGTTCGCCCCGTGGGTTTCGGCGGCGCGTGACCCCACCCCGGTCGGGCGGGGCCCTGATCATCGACCGCTTCCGGGGCCACCGCACCCTCGTTTCGGACGATGCAAGCAACGAGGAGGCCGGACACGCCTGGCAGGTGGCGCTGCGCGATCGCCTGATCCAGACGCTGGAGGAACTCCACCGCTGCGCCGACGACGATGCGGTCCGTGCCTTGGCCGATCGCGTGACCGAGAGCGTGCTCAGCGTGCTCTCCGACCAGCCGACCGCCGTGGCCCGCGCTGCGCTGCTCCCCATCGAACTCGACCTCAAGCGCGTGGGCGATCGACGCATCAGCCTGGAGGTGCGCGCCTCGGATACGCCCGCCTTCCTCTACACGCTCGCCACGGCACTCGCGGTGCGCGGCCTGGCGATCGATTCGGTGGAGATCCGCACCGACGACTCGGGTGAGCAGGTGGTGGACCGTTTCGAGCTCTCGCTGCCGCCGAGCATCACGGAGATCACCGACGACCTGCTCGACCGCATCCGAGTCTCGGCGTTGCTGATCAAGCAGTTCGGCTACCGCGTCGACCAGACACCCGAGCCGATCAAGGCGCTGGCACGGTTCCAGGACCTGCTCGAAGACATCTTTCTGCGCCGCAACCCCGCGCTGCTCAAGGCGTGGATCGAGCTGAGCGAACACGACCGCGCGATGCGCGGCCTCGCCAGGCTGCTGGGCACCTCGGACCGCCTCTGGGAAGAGTGCATCCGCGGCCAGTCGGAACGGCTGATCGACATCCTCCGCGCTCACAGGCGCGAGCAGTCGGTTGTCGGGACGCAGCAGAGCATGCCCCAGCGACTCGAGGAGGCACTGGACCGCGCCATCGGCATCGAGCAGCAGCGCGACCGTCTCAACGCCTTCAAGGACGACGAGCTGTTCCGCATCGACGCCGACTACATCCTCGACCGCAAGTCCGATTTTTCGCGCTTGTCCGAACGACTCACCCAGCTCGCCGAGATTCTCGTCGGCCGATCCGCAGAACTTGTCTACGAGGACATGGTCGCCTCCTACGGCCATCCGGTCTCGTCCGTGCAGCAGCCCGCACAGAGCGCGATGCCCGGCGGGCTGATGTGCCCCGCTCGGCCCCGCCGTGGCTACGCGGTCTTCGCACTCGGCAAGCTGGGCGGCACCGCGATCGGCTTCGGCTCGGACATTGAGCTGCTCTACGTGCACGATCAGGACCCGAACGCCACCACTGCCGGCGGCAAGCGCCCCGGGATCAGCTGCGCGGAGTTCTATACGCAGTTCACACAGGAGGCCTCCGCCTTCATCCGCGCCCGACGTGACGGCATCTTCGAGCCCGACCTGCGCCTACGGCCCTACGGCAACGACGGCCCGCTGATCCCCGGCGTCGAGCTGTTCGAACGCTACTACGGGCCCGGCGGCCCGGCCCACCCCTTCGAGCTGCTCTCGCTCGTGCGCCTGCGTTGGATCGGTGGCGACCCGGAGCTGGGCTACCGCGTGCAGCGGCTGCGCAACCAGTTCGTCTACGAGCAGGCCGAACGCGTCCTCGACCTCGACGCGCTCTGGTCGATCTGGGGCCAGATGAAAAAGCAGAAGCTGCCCAACCCCCAGCGGATCAACGCCAAATACAGCCCGGGCAGCCTCGTCGACCTCGAAGGGGCGTTGTTGATCCTTCAGGTCGCGCACGCGGAGCACGTCCCGCAGCTTCGAACGGCGAGGATGTCGCGTGCCTTCGAGGCGATGCGCCTGGGCGGCGTGCTCTCGCCTCAGGCCTACGCCGACGTGCGTGGCGGCTACAGCTTCCTGCGTCGCCTGATCAACGCCCTGCGCGTCGTCCGCGGACACGCCAAGGACCTCTTCCTCCCTGAGCCTGGATCGACCGAACTGACGCACCTCGCCCGCCGCACGGGCTATCCGCTCCCCACACCCGAAGACCCGACACCCTCGGGCGAACGCCTGCTCCAGGACTTTGAGTACCACACCGGGCGCATCCGCGTTTTCATCGAGCAGACGCTCGGCCGAAGATGCCCCGGCATCGAATGA
- a CDS encoding MBL fold metallo-hydrolase, with protein sequence MLPHEPQRRSQLGFLYLPPFRVQGISVAGEETVVQIPELDINFDIGLCPRAALSSNFVALSHGHMDHTAALTYYLSQRHFQGMGTGTVFCHPELEAPLKGLMEAWISVENQKTPYNLMPLEHEAEFKIKNDHYLRAFETNHTVPSMGYVILERRSKLKPEYVGLPQPKLVELKQQGVEITRMLEIPLVAYLGDTAWGEHFERPDVLQAQILITECTFLEKDDHARARVGKHLHLRNIVDLLQVAASPSVVLTHLSRRTNMNIARRAIEQTVPEQDRKRVFVLMDHRTNRRRYENQLAEAAENS encoded by the coding sequence ATGCTCCCGCACGAACCTCAGCGTCGCTCTCAGCTCGGATTCCTCTATCTCCCGCCCTTCCGCGTTCAGGGGATCTCGGTCGCCGGCGAGGAAACCGTGGTGCAGATCCCTGAGCTGGACATCAATTTTGACATCGGGCTGTGCCCGCGTGCTGCGCTCAGCTCCAATTTCGTGGCGCTCTCCCACGGCCACATGGACCACACCGCGGCCCTCACCTACTACCTCTCCCAGCGGCATTTCCAGGGCATGGGCACCGGGACGGTCTTCTGCCATCCCGAGCTCGAAGCCCCGCTCAAGGGCCTGATGGAGGCCTGGATCAGCGTCGAGAACCAGAAGACGCCTTACAACCTGATGCCACTCGAGCACGAGGCCGAGTTCAAGATCAAGAACGATCACTACCTCCGCGCTTTCGAGACCAACCACACCGTGCCGTCGATGGGTTACGTGATCCTCGAGCGTCGTTCCAAGCTCAAGCCCGAGTACGTCGGCCTGCCCCAGCCCAAGCTCGTCGAGCTCAAGCAGCAGGGCGTCGAGATCACGCGGATGCTCGAGATCCCGCTGGTGGCCTATCTCGGCGACACGGCATGGGGCGAGCACTTCGAGCGACCCGACGTGCTCCAGGCCCAGATTCTGATCACGGAATGCACGTTCCTCGAGAAGGACGATCACGCCCGCGCTCGCGTCGGCAAGCACCTGCACCTGCGGAACATCGTGGACCTGCTGCAGGTCGCCGCCTCCCCCAGCGTCGTGCTGACGCACCTCTCGCGTCGCACTAACATGAACATCGCCCGGCGGGCGATCGAGCAGACCGTCCCCGAGCAGGACCGTAAGCGCGTCTTCGTGTTGATGGACCACCGCACCAACCGCCGGCGGTACGAGAACCAGCTTGCCGAGGCCGCCGAGAACTCATGA
- a CDS encoding PQQ-dependent sugar dehydrogenase → MKSLSVAASLLITGGYALAQTNPIIPVVPKTPWKVVLEEVVTIPDSLGTYPRLEELTHAPGSDDAFVLDQNGTIYRFDPYAANPTPQVFLDLNSAVPAGFRTGSQEGLRGLAFHPDFATPGTDGYRKFYTSHSRSAFTGIYFGDGVTPVIYGAPGGVDHDAYVAEWSVNPDGSVDTDSYREILLVGQPRADHNIGQIGFDPTAQPGEDDYGNLYITLGDGGGPNDPSNLAQNTSQPHGSILRVDPLRNGSDPFSLPDNPLRTSDSLTNARNLIYAYGVRNPHKFTVDPVTGNFIFSDIGQANIEEINILEPGANYGWDLREGTWTLNSSNVPGTLPPNHPTDSATYPVAQYDHDPENDGVNGSYAVAGGHVYRGSSVPELTGMYLFGDFGTNPGPIYAVDADDLTQRDDFTDIDQIFGGYLAPLVELTLNTEGDATDKTFLDIVKETNPFIPRTDLRFGIDAAGEIYILSKRDGKVRRISAVIGLLAGDANRDGIVDLLDLSLLASGFDGPGDWGSGDFNADGLVNLLDLSLLASNFGQTSIPQPAVGLIMLTMLSGFRRGA, encoded by the coding sequence ATGAAATCGCTCAGTGTCGCCGCGTCGCTCCTGATCACCGGCGGTTACGCCCTGGCTCAGACCAACCCGATCATCCCGGTTGTCCCGAAGACGCCCTGGAAGGTCGTGCTCGAAGAGGTCGTCACCATCCCCGACAGCCTGGGTACCTACCCGCGACTGGAGGAACTGACCCACGCCCCCGGTTCAGACGACGCCTTCGTGCTCGATCAGAACGGCACCATCTACCGCTTTGATCCCTACGCGGCCAACCCGACGCCCCAGGTCTTTCTTGATCTCAACAGCGCCGTACCCGCCGGTTTCAGGACCGGTTCTCAGGAGGGCCTGCGCGGTCTTGCCTTCCACCCCGACTTCGCCACACCCGGAACCGACGGCTACCGCAAGTTCTATACATCCCACAGCCGCAGCGCGTTCACGGGCATTTACTTCGGCGACGGCGTGACACCCGTCATCTACGGCGCACCCGGCGGTGTCGATCACGACGCCTACGTCGCCGAGTGGAGCGTCAACCCCGACGGCAGCGTCGACACCGATTCGTATCGCGAGATCCTGCTGGTCGGGCAGCCCCGAGCCGACCACAACATCGGCCAGATCGGGTTTGACCCGACCGCGCAACCGGGCGAAGACGACTACGGCAATCTCTACATCACGCTGGGCGACGGCGGCGGACCCAATGACCCCAGCAATCTCGCCCAGAACACCAGCCAGCCCCACGGTTCCATCCTCCGCGTCGACCCGCTCCGCAACGGCAGCGACCCCTTCAGCCTGCCCGACAATCCACTGCGCACCAGTGACTCGCTCACCAACGCACGCAACCTTATCTATGCCTACGGCGTCCGAAACCCGCACAAGTTCACGGTCGATCCGGTGACCGGCAACTTCATCTTCAGCGACATCGGTCAGGCGAACATCGAGGAGATCAACATCCTCGAGCCGGGAGCTAACTACGGCTGGGACCTGCGCGAGGGCACCTGGACCCTCAACAGCAGCAACGTCCCCGGCACCCTCCCACCCAACCACCCCACCGACTCGGCCACCTACCCCGTCGCCCAGTACGACCACGACCCCGAGAACGACGGCGTCAACGGCTCCTACGCCGTGGCAGGCGGGCACGTCTACCGCGGCAGCAGCGTGCCCGAACTCACCGGCATGTACCTGTTTGGCGACTTCGGCACCAACCCCGGACCGATCTACGCCGTCGACGCTGACGACCTCACCCAACGCGATGACTTCACCGACATCGATCAGATCTTCGGCGGGTATCTCGCTCCGCTTGTTGAACTGACGCTCAACACCGAGGGCGACGCGACCGACAAGACCTTCCTCGACATCGTCAAAGAGACCAACCCCTTTATCCCACGCACCGACCTGCGCTTCGGCATCGACGCGGCGGGGGAGATCTACATCCTTTCCAAACGCGACGGCAAGGTCCGACGCATCAGCGCGGTCATCGGGCTGCTCGCCGGCGACGCCAACCGCGACGGGATCGTTGACCTGCTGGACCTGAGCCTCCTCGCCTCCGGCTTCGACGGGCCCGGCGACTGGGGCTCAGGCGACTTCAACGCCGACGGGCTGGTCAATCTGCTCGATCTCAGCCTGCTCGCCAGCAATTTCGGCCAGACCTCCATCCCCCAGCCCGCCGTCGGGTTGATCATGCTCACGATGCTCTCGGGGTTCCGCCGCGGGGCCTGA
- the glnA gene encoding type I glutamate--ammonia ligase — MTPKEVIALAKEKGCKILDLRFCDFPGTWQHTSYPISELTEDCFEEGFGFDGSSIRGWQAINESDMLLKPQADTAFIDPFREIPTLCLICNIADPVTGSDYTRDPRNIAKKSIEHMRSTGIADTCFIGPEAEFFVFDNVQYDSQRDTSFYSINSTEAVWNSGADEGPNLGHKIRLKEGYFPCPPTDTLMDLRSAMIMHMLDAGIPVECHHHEVATAGQCEIDMRFSDLVAMGDMLMKYKYIVKSTAHAFGKSATFMPKPVFEDNGSGMHTHLSLWKDSKPLFAGDGYAGLSETALFAVGGVLKHAAALIAFTNPTTISYKRLVPGYEAPVNLAISQRNRSASVRIPVYSKSPKAKRFEFRCPDPTANGYLAFSALLMAALDGIQNKIDPGNPLDVNIYDLSPEEAAGIPKTPASLEEALAALEKDHEFLLKGDVFTPDVIETWINYKMENEVDELRLRPHPHEFMMYYDI, encoded by the coding sequence GTGACACCCAAAGAAGTGATTGCACTCGCCAAGGAAAAGGGCTGCAAGATCCTCGATCTTCGGTTCTGCGACTTCCCCGGAACCTGGCAGCACACCTCGTACCCCATCTCCGAGCTGACCGAGGATTGCTTTGAGGAGGGCTTCGGTTTCGACGGCTCTTCGATCCGCGGCTGGCAGGCGATCAACGAGTCGGACATGCTGCTCAAGCCGCAGGCGGACACGGCCTTTATTGATCCGTTCCGCGAGATCCCCACGCTCTGCCTGATCTGCAACATCGCCGACCCGGTGACCGGCTCGGATTACACCCGTGACCCCCGCAACATCGCCAAGAAGTCGATCGAGCACATGCGGTCGACCGGCATCGCGGACACCTGCTTCATCGGCCCCGAGGCCGAGTTCTTCGTTTTCGACAACGTGCAGTACGACTCGCAGCGCGACACGTCCTTCTACTCGATCAACTCGACCGAGGCGGTCTGGAACTCGGGCGCGGACGAGGGCCCGAACCTCGGGCACAAGATCCGCCTGAAGGAAGGCTACTTCCCCTGCCCGCCGACCGACACGCTCATGGACCTGCGATCGGCGATGATCATGCACATGCTCGACGCGGGCATCCCGGTTGAGTGTCACCACCACGAGGTGGCGACCGCGGGTCAGTGCGAGATCGACATGCGGTTCAGCGATCTGGTGGCCATGGGCGACATGCTCATGAAGTACAAGTACATCGTGAAGTCGACCGCGCACGCCTTCGGCAAATCGGCGACCTTCATGCCCAAGCCCGTCTTCGAAGACAACGGCTCGGGCATGCACACCCACCTGTCGCTCTGGAAGGACAGCAAGCCGCTGTTCGCCGGCGACGGCTACGCGGGCCTGTCGGAGACCGCGCTGTTCGCGGTAGGCGGTGTCCTCAAGCACGCAGCGGCCCTGATCGCCTTCACCAACCCGACCACGATCAGCTACAAGCGTCTGGTCCCGGGCTACGAGGCGCCGGTCAACCTCGCGATCAGCCAGCGTAACCGCTCGGCCTCCGTCCGCATCCCGGTTTACTCCAAGAGCCCCAAGGCCAAGCGTTTCGAGTTCCGCTGCCCCGACCCGACCGCGAACGGCTACCTCGCCTTCTCGGCTCTGCTGATGGCCGCGCTCGACGGCATCCAGAACAAGATCGACCCGGGCAACCCGCTCGACGTCAACATCTATGACCTCTCCCCCGAGGAAGCGGCCGGCATCCCCAAGACGCCGGCGAGCCTCGAGGAAGCGCTGGCCGCGCTGGAGAAGGATCACGAGTTCCTGCTCAAGGGCGACGTGTTCACACCCGACGTCATCGAGACCTGGATCAACTACAAGATGGAGAACGAGGTCGACGAGCTGCGTCTCCGCCCGCACCCGCACGAGTTCATGATGTACTACGACATCTGA
- a CDS encoding response regulator transcription factor encodes MPSLLRYPVYLIDGDPEIRESVGGWLDWAGYRSELYDSAEAFLANVGADASGCLLLAARLPGMDGVAFIEQLGREHARLKVIMISGLAGIPDAVRSIKAGALDFLEKPLSRDELINRVRDALRLFAEQEKEREEVLELHERMQTLTPREVTVMGMVVQGMLNKQIAEELGLSQKTVEVHRSHVMHKMRASCLANLIRMVMKVETSDLIPVAG; translated from the coding sequence ATGCCCTCGCTGCTGAGATACCCCGTCTACCTCATTGATGGTGACCCGGAGATCCGGGAATCGGTCGGTGGCTGGCTGGACTGGGCGGGGTATCGTTCGGAGCTGTATGACTCCGCGGAGGCTTTTCTCGCCAACGTCGGCGCGGATGCAAGCGGCTGTCTCCTGCTGGCCGCACGCCTGCCCGGGATGGATGGCGTCGCCTTCATCGAGCAACTCGGGCGGGAGCACGCACGCCTCAAGGTCATCATGATCTCCGGCCTCGCCGGCATCCCCGACGCTGTACGTTCAATCAAGGCCGGCGCGCTCGACTTCCTCGAGAAGCCCCTCTCGCGTGACGAGTTGATCAACCGCGTCCGTGACGCCCTCAGGCTCTTCGCCGAACAAGAGAAGGAACGCGAAGAAGTGCTCGAGCTCCACGAACGCATGCAGACCCTGACCCCGCGTGAGGTGACCGTGATGGGGATGGTCGTTCAGGGCATGCTCAACAAGCAGATCGCCGAGGAACTGGGGCTGAGTCAGAAGACCGTCGAGGTCCACCGCTCGCACGTCATGCACAAGATGCGGGCTTCGTGCCTCGCCAACCTCATCCGCATGGTCATGAAGGTGGAGACCTCCGACCTGATCCCTGTCGCGGGCTGA
- a CDS encoding DEAD/DEAH box helicase has product MDFRDLPLAGPVLRAVADKGYTTATPIQAAAIPPVLDGRDVLGCAQTGTGKTAAFALPIINHFAELKSNPKHRNPTCLVLCPTRELAVQIAESFQGYSKHTRLRGALIFGGVNQNPQVKKLRAGVDVLVATPGRLLDLMNQGHARLESIDTLVLDEADRMLDMGFMPDIRRITAEIPRKRQTLLFSATMPGPIRELADDLLRNPVHIEITPPATTVERIEQNVYFIEKPHKTRLLAHLLSTMSIERAIVFTRTKYGADKVARQLRKANVESDAIHGDKSQNARQRALDYFKKGRINVLVATDIASRGIDVDGISHVFNYDLTHEPESYVHRIGRTARAGATGHAISFCDPSERKNLRAIERATRQTIEPIEDAGFAPPASEASGARAQADKPTGEAQAEKPGKPGAKSAHKSKPRKQRSAAQRKAAAARKSERPQAGKKASSRRQRSGAPGKGAMKRKPRVKAAASGSAAG; this is encoded by the coding sequence ATGGATTTTCGTGACCTCCCCCTCGCAGGACCTGTTCTGCGCGCCGTGGCCGACAAGGGCTACACCACCGCGACCCCGATTCAGGCCGCAGCGATCCCGCCGGTGCTTGACGGGCGTGACGTACTCGGCTGTGCCCAGACCGGGACGGGCAAGACGGCTGCGTTCGCGCTGCCGATCATCAATCATTTCGCCGAGCTCAAGAGCAACCCGAAGCACCGGAACCCGACCTGCCTGGTTCTCTGCCCGACGCGTGAGTTGGCGGTGCAGATCGCCGAGAGCTTTCAGGGCTACAGCAAGCACACGCGGCTGCGCGGCGCGCTGATCTTCGGCGGGGTGAATCAGAACCCGCAGGTCAAGAAGCTGCGTGCCGGCGTGGACGTGCTGGTGGCGACACCCGGCCGGCTGCTGGACCTGATGAATCAGGGCCACGCACGCCTGGAGAGCATCGACACGCTGGTGCTCGACGAGGCCGACCGGATGCTCGACATGGGCTTCATGCCGGACATCCGTCGGATCACGGCGGAGATCCCGCGCAAGCGCCAGACGCTCCTGTTCTCGGCCACCATGCCCGGGCCGATCCGCGAACTGGCCGACGACCTGCTGCGCAACCCGGTGCACATCGAGATCACGCCGCCGGCGACCACGGTGGAGCGGATCGAGCAGAACGTCTACTTCATCGAGAAACCGCACAAGACGCGCCTGCTCGCCCACCTGCTGAGCACAATGTCGATCGAACGCGCGATCGTCTTCACGCGCACGAAGTACGGGGCCGACAAGGTCGCTCGCCAGCTGCGCAAGGCCAACGTGGAGTCGGACGCGATCCATGGCGACAAGAGCCAGAACGCACGCCAGCGTGCGCTCGACTACTTCAAGAAGGGGCGGATCAACGTGCTGGTCGCGACCGACATCGCGTCGCGAGGCATCGACGTGGACGGGATCTCGCACGTTTTCAACTACGACCTGACGCACGAGCCGGAGAGCTACGTGCACCGGATCGGGCGCACGGCACGGGCCGGCGCGACGGGACACGCGATCTCGTTCTGCGACCCTAGTGAACGCAAGAACCTCCGGGCCATCGAGCGTGCGACCCGGCAGACGATCGAGCCGATCGAGGACGCGGGCTTTGCCCCCCCTGCTTCGGAAGCGTCGGGTGCTCGGGCTCAGGCCGACAAGCCGACCGGCGAGGCACAGGCCGAGAAACCCGGCAAGCCCGGTGCGAAGTCCGCACACAAGAGCAAGCCGCGCAAGCAGCGTTCGGCGGCCCAGCGAAAAGCGGCGGCGGCACGCAAGTCCGAGCGTCCTCAGGCCGGGAAGAAAGCTTCCTCACGGCGTCAACGATCGGGGGCTCCGGGCAAGGGTGCGATGAAGCGGAAACCCCGGGTCAAGGCTGCTGCGAGTGGCTCCGCGGCTGGTTGA
- a CDS encoding C1 family peptidase, with protein sequence MTMTPSRPAAAETSRPLTGDQFAAWQRRFDESPSAQLMQNAVCRQPIDEVALDRRVATSTDFTFSHVLDDWTVTSQKQSGRCWLFAGLNLLRVGAMNKMNLQEFEFSQNHIFFWDKVERANYFLQRIIETADRDIDDRHVAFLLDRPYDDGGQWNMFVNLVKKHGLVPQAVMPDSHSSGCTPRMNGNIRHKLREGAVRLRAAAAAGASTENLEAEKHAILETVYRILSIHLGTPPAEFDWQWNDKDRKFHRDGKVTPQDFAKRYTDIDLDHYVCLVNDPRNPYNQTYTVEYLGNVEGGDRVVYLNVETDVLKQVAMNTITDGEPVWMGCDVGPMMERKLGLWDARLYDYEGVYETQYTLDKADRLRAHQSLMTHAMLFTGVDVVSEAGVERPRRWRVENSWGDEIGRKGFFLMNDNWFDQYMFEIAANRKYLSQDLIAALDTEPTVLPPWDPMGSLARS encoded by the coding sequence ATGACCATGACCCCCTCCCGACCCGCCGCCGCCGAGACGTCCCGACCCCTCACCGGGGACCAGTTCGCCGCCTGGCAGCGCCGCTTTGACGAATCGCCCAGTGCCCAGCTCATGCAGAACGCCGTCTGTCGGCAGCCGATCGACGAAGTCGCACTCGACCGTCGTGTCGCAACCAGTACGGACTTTACGTTTAGTCACGTACTCGACGACTGGACCGTGACAAGTCAGAAGCAGTCCGGACGCTGCTGGCTCTTCGCCGGGCTTAACCTGCTCCGCGTCGGCGCGATGAACAAGATGAACCTTCAGGAATTCGAGTTCAGCCAGAACCACATCTTCTTCTGGGACAAGGTCGAACGAGCCAACTATTTCCTACAGCGGATCATCGAGACCGCCGACCGCGACATCGACGACCGCCACGTCGCCTTCCTCCTCGACCGCCCCTACGACGACGGCGGGCAGTGGAACATGTTCGTCAACCTCGTCAAGAAGCACGGGCTCGTCCCGCAGGCCGTCATGCCCGATTCGCACAGCTCCGGCTGCACGCCGCGGATGAACGGCAACATCCGCCACAAGCTCCGCGAGGGCGCGGTCCGGCTCCGGGCCGCCGCGGCAGCGGGTGCCTCCACCGAAAACCTCGAGGCCGAGAAGCACGCCATCCTGGAGACCGTCTACCGCATCCTCTCCATCCACCTCGGCACACCGCCCGCAGAGTTCGACTGGCAGTGGAACGACAAGGACCGCAAGTTCCATCGCGACGGCAAGGTCACGCCTCAGGACTTCGCCAAGCGCTACACCGACATCGACCTCGACCACTATGTCTGCCTCGTCAACGACCCCCGCAATCCGTACAATCAGACCTACACCGTCGAGTACCTCGGCAACGTCGAGGGCGGCGACCGCGTGGTCTATCTCAACGTCGAGACCGACGTGCTCAAGCAGGTCGCGATGAACACCATCACCGATGGCGAACCCGTCTGGATGGGCTGCGACGTCGGCCCCATGATGGAGCGCAAGCTCGGCCTCTGGGACGCTCGGCTCTATGACTACGAGGGCGTCTACGAAACCCAGTACACCCTCGACAAGGCCGATCGCCTCCGGGCTCACCAGTCGCTCATGACCCACGCGATGCTCTTCACCGGCGTTGACGTCGTCAGCGAGGCCGGCGTAGAGCGTCCTCGCCGCTGGCGCGTGGAAAACTCCTGGGGCGACGAGATCGGACGCAAGGGCTTCTTCCTCATGAACGACAACTGGTTCGACCAGTACATGTTCGAGATCGCCGCCAACCGCAAGTACCTCAGTCAGGACCTCATCGCGGCCCTCGACACCGAGCCCACCGTGCTTCCGCCCTGGGATCCCATGGGTTCGCTCGCCCGTTCATGA